In Rhinopithecus roxellana isolate Shanxi Qingling chromosome 16, ASM756505v1, whole genome shotgun sequence, a single genomic region encodes these proteins:
- the LOC115893853 gene encoding spermatogenesis-associated protein 31A6-like produces MPRAQLLESNAPIHMENLPFPLKLLSASSLNAPSSTPWVLDIFLTLVFALGFFFLLRPYFSYLLCDDPPSPSPGKRKCPVGRRGRPRGRMKNHSLRACRACPGGLEEIWNLFSQLQSLLGPHPGKGDFVQLSGPDPRGEVGKRAPDGSSRSSHEPMEDAAPVFSPLASPDPRTKHPQHLASTPSPGPMTTSVSSLSVSQPPEPSLPPESPSPEPPALFPHPPHTPDPPACSPSPPKAFPAPPLRDSTLIIPSHCDSVALPLGTVPQSLSPHKDLAASVPAISGLGGSNSQVSAFSWWQETTRTWCVFNSSVQQDHHPPETCQMEAGSPVLLNSDGQNVMGIQVIERAKVNISEEKENNGSFPKQMSPEKHLNSLGNLVKSLDAEQDPTTPKPFWNMGENSKQLPSPQKLSDPRILQESFQKNYSQLFWGLPSLHSESLVANAWVTERSYTFQSPPFLFNGISNVCPIQRETTMSPLLFQTQPLSHLGPESQPFISSMPQFRPIPMAQANLQSSFPVLSPAFPSPINNSGVACPASQNKLQALCLPETQHPQWRLLRKQLEGGLALPSRVQKSQDVFSVSTPNLPQESLPSILPENFPISPELRRQLEQHIQKWFIQHQGNLGRIQESLDLMQLRDESSGTSQAKGKPRPWQSSTSTGESSKEAQKVKFQLERDLRPHLGQILGQTPQNLSRGMESFPGKVLGATSEESERDLRKPLRSDSGSDLLRRTERHRIENVLKAHVGRKLGQMNEGLIPVSVRRSWLAVNQAFPVSNTHVKTSHLAPLKSGKACVNTAQVLPFLEPCTQQVLGAHIGRLWAKHRWSLPLRVLKHIQCFKTEKVSIVPCPLHSLSLTQLAGPSSATCESGAGSKVEVATFLREPPTASLRKQVLTKASNVPESLLASSPACKQFQRDPPGIPSWNDHGPLKPPPAAQEGMWPSKPLTYSLTGSTQQSRSLGAQSSRAVETREAVPQPRVPSGTRMLANLQATREDVHGFEAPRTSKSCLPKMSVAQDPRQLCPMEEVISECEPGMATKSETQPQVCAAVVLLPDGQASVLPLAAENLAPQVPQGHLQSMPAGNMRASQELRDLMAARRRNLGYREPKKPKCQVSGKRQSPIDTHRDEGVRPLPSEKQPPLISHLGENIKHFFQRLFPKRKTKPAPVTAGVALIAGSQNTEQNRSCVYSSSAEAQGLMTAVGQMLEEKMSVCHARQASKVNQHKQELQAPVCGFPCNHRHPFFSEGYAASSQQATLKSQSCPKRERQRKDQEPLKSVNNEPWGLRHPQLLLPKKAVPPVSPPQHWPKTPGASRHHHHCPRHCLLRGGI; encoded by the exons ATGCCCAGAGCTCAGTTGCTTGAAAGCAATGCGCCTATTCACATGGAGAATCTTCCCTTTCCTCTAAAATTACTTAGTGCCTCGTCGCTAAACGCCCCCAGCTCCACACCATGGGTGTTGGATATCTTCCTCACCTTGGTGTTTGCCCTGGGGTTCTTCTTCCTATTACGCCCCTACTTCTCTTACCTCCTTTGTGACGACCCACCCTCACCATCGCCGGGGAAGAGAAAG TGTCCAGTAGGGCGGAGAGGGAGGCCCAGAGGCAGGATGAAAAACCACAGTCTGAGAG CTTGTAGAGCTTGCCCGGGAGGCCTGGAGGAGATTTGGAACCTGTTTTCACAACTGCAGAG cctcctggggCCACATCCTGGCAAAGGTGACTTTGTTCAGCTCTCCGGTCCAGACCCCCGAGGTGAGGTGGGCAAAAGAGCACCTGATGGATCCTCCCGGTCCTCTCATGAGCCTATGGAAGATGCTGCTCCCGTGTTTTCCCCGTTAGCTTCCCCGGATCCTCGAACCAAGCATCCTCAGCATCTGGCCTCCACCCCATCACCAGGCCCAATgaccacctcagtctcctcccTAAGTGTCTCCCAGCCACCAGAACCTTCCCTTCCCCCAGAAAGCCCCTCACCCGAGCCACCTGCACTTTTCCCTCACCCACCACACACCCCTGATCCTCCGGCCTGCTCTCCGTCTCCTCCAAAAGCTTTCCCTGCTCCTCCCCTGCGGGACTCCACTCTGATAATTCCATCTCACTGTGACTCAGTGGCACTTCCACTGGGCACCGTCCCTCAAAGCTTGTCACCACATAAGGATTTGGCAGCTTCTGTCCCAGCCATCTCAGGCCTTGGCGGCTCAAACAGTCAAGTTTCTGCCTTCTCCTGGTGGCAGGAGACTACCAGAACCTGGTGTGTCTTCAACTCGTCAGTCCAGCAAGATCATCACCCACCAGAGACCTGTCAGATGGAAGCTGGTAGCCCAGTTTTACTCAACTCTGATGGCCAGAATGTCATGGGTATACAAGTCATAGAAAGAGCCAAGGTCAATatttcagaggaaaaagaaaacaatggatcCTTTCCAAAACAAATGAGCCCAGAAAAGCACTTGAATTCTTTGGGGAATTTGGTTAAATCACTGGATGCTGAGCAGGACCCCACAACTCCAAAACCCTTCTGGAACATGGGTGAGAACTCCAAACAGCTGCCCAGTCCTCAGAAGCTCTCAGATCCTAGGATCTTGCAGGAAAGTTTTCAGAAGAATTATAGCCAGCTTTTCTGGGGCCTCCCCTCTCTGCACAGCGAATCCCTGGTGGCTAATGCCTGGGTCACTGAAAGGTCTTACACTTTTCAGTCTCCTCCTTTCTTGTTCAATGGGATTTCCAATGTCTGCCCAATTCAAAGGGAGACTACAATGTCCCCACTGCTTTTCCAGACCCAGCCCCTGTCCCATCTGGGGCCCGAGTCCCAACCCTTTATTTCATCCATGCCCCAATTCCGGCCCATACCTATGGCTCAGGCCAATCTCCAGTCCTCTTTCCCAGTCCTATCTCCTGCTTTTCCATCCCCGATTAATAACTCTGGAGTAGCTTGCCCTGCATCGCAGAATAAACTGCAAGCTCTCTGCCTACCTGAAACTCAGCACCCTCAATGGCGTTTGTTGAGGAAACAACTAGAAGGTGGGTTGGCTTTACCCTCTAGGGTCCAAAAATCTCAGGATGTGTTTAGTGTCTCCACTCCTAACCTTCCCCAGGAAAGCTTGCCATCCATTCTGCCTGAGAACTTTCCAATCAGTCCTGAACTCCGGAGACAACTGGAGCAACACATTCAAAAGTGGTTCATTCAACACCAGGGCAACCTGGGAAGGATCCAAGAGTCTCTGGATCTGATGCAGCTTCGGGACGAATCGTCAGGGACAAGTCAGGCCAAGGGCAAACCCAGGCCCTGGCAGTCCTCCACGTCCACAGGCGAAAGTAGCAAGGAGGCACAGAAGGTGAAGTTCCAGCTGGAGAGGGACCTGCGCCCACATCTGGGGCAAATTCTGGGGCAGACCCCGCAAAATCTATCCAGGGGCATGGAAAGCTTCCCAGGGAAGGTTCTGGGGGCGACCTCTGAGGAGTCGGAAAGGGACTTGAGGAAGCCCTTGAGGAGTGACTCGGGAAGTGATTTATTAAGACGCACAGAGAGGCATCGTATAGAAAACGTCCTAAAAGCCCACGTGGGCAGGAAGTTGGGCCAGATGAACGAGGGCTTGATCCCTGTGAGTGTGCGTCGATCCTGGCTTGCTGTCAACCAGGCTTTTCCCGTGTCCAACACCCACGTGAAAACCAGCCATCTAGCACCCCTGAAGAGTGGGAAAGCCTGTGTGAACACAGCCCAGGTGCTTCCCTTCCTCGAGCCATGTACTCAGCAGGTGCTGGGAGCCCATATTGGGAGGTTATGGGCCAAACACAGGTGGAGTCTACCCCTCAGGGTCCTCAAACACATTCAGTGTTTCAAAACAGAAAAGGTTTCTATTGTCCCTTGTCCCTTACACAGCTTGTCCCTTACACAGCTTGCCGGTCCTTCCTCAGCCACCTGTGAATCTGGGGCTGGCTCAAAAGTTGAGGTGGCCACATTCCTTAGAGAGCCACCAACGGCAAGTCTGAGAAAGCAGGTGCTGACCAAAGCATCTAACGTGCCAGAGAGTCTTCTGGCCTCTTCCCCTGCATGTAAGCAGTTCCAGAGGGACCCGCCAGGGATCCCATCTTGGAATGATCATGGGCCCTTGAAGCCTCCTCCAGCTGCACAGGAGGGCATGTGGCCATCTAAGCCCCTCACATACAGCCTCACAGGCAGCACCCAGCAGAGCAGGAGCTTAGGAGCCCAGTCTTCAAGAGCTGTAGAGACCAGGGAGGCAGTGCCACAACCCAGAGTCCCCTCAGGAACCCGTATGCTGGCAAACCTCCAAGCCACAAGGGAAGATGTGCATGGTTTCGAGGCTCCAAGGACCAGCAAAAGttgtctccctaaaatgtctGTCGCCCAAGATCCAAGACAGCTGTGTCCTATGGAGGAGGTTATTAGTGAATGTGAGCCTGGAATGGCCACGAAGTCAGAGACCCAGCCTCAAGTTTGTGCCGCTGTTGTGCTCCTTCCAGATGGACAAGCGTCGGTTCTGCCCCTGGCTGCAGAGAATTTGGCTCCTCAAGTGCCCCAGGGCCATCTCCAGAGCATGCCTGCTGGGAACATGCGGGCTTCCCAGGAGCTACGTGACCTCATGGCAGCCAGAAGGCGCAACCTGGGGTACAGGGAGCCCAAGAAACCCAAATGTCAGGTCTCGGGCAAGAGACAAAGCCCGATAGACACTCATCGGGATGAAGGTGTCCGGCCATTGCCGTCAGAGAAACAGCCTCCTTTAATAAGCCACCTTGGAGAAaacataaagcatttttttcagcGGCTTTTCCCAAAGAGAAAAACGAAGCCAGCACCAGTCACTGCCGGTGTGGCACTGATTGCCGGGAGccaaaatacagaacaaaatagGTCCTGTGTGTACAGCAGCAGTGCTGAAGCTCAGGGGCTCATGACAGCAGTCGGACAGATGCTGGAGGAGAAAATGTCAGTTTGCCATGCACGCCAGGCCTCAAAGGTAAACCAGCACAAGCAAGAGTTACAAGCTCCAGTCTGTGGGTTTCCCTGCAACCACAGGCACCCCTTCTTCTCAGAGGGCTATGCCGCCAGCAGTCAACAAGCCACTCTCAAGAGCCAGAGTTGTCCCAAAAGAGAGAGGCAAAGGAAAGACCAAGAGCCCCTGAAAAGTGTCAACAATGAGCCATGGGGCCTGCGACATCCCCAGCTCTTGCTCCCCAAGAAAGCTGTACCCCCAGTCAGTCCCCCTCAGCACTGGCCGAAGACACCCGGTGCCTCCAGGCACCATCACCACTGTCCCAGGCATTGTCTTCTTCGGGGCGGTATCTAA